A genomic region of Oncorhynchus mykiss isolate Arlee chromosome 16, USDA_OmykA_1.1, whole genome shotgun sequence contains the following coding sequences:
- the LOC110491645 gene encoding myosin-binding protein C, fast-type isoform X3 → MPEAADDAVKPEGEEGEAPAEAEEKPAEDGVHQSQEITGLFLLHPETTVAITGTDIVFTAKVDSTTLSRKPTIKWLKGKWLDLGSKAGKHMQFKETFDRATKIYTWDMKIIKVVPGDAGAYRCEVTSKDKCDSSAFDISVEAVHTEEEHDIMAAFKRTDAGEDEGSLDFSALLKATKKKKKPVVDEEKADVWEILKNAQPSEYEKIAFEYGITDLRGLLKRLKKMKTVEPKHSDAFLKRMESAYSVDKGKKIVLQVEVVDPNAQVKWLKNGQEIKPSAKYIIESIGNIRTLTINKCSLADDAAYECVIGEEKSFTEVFVKEPPVTITKLLDDYHVVVGERVEFEVEVSVEGAHVNWMFEDQELSRDSHKYRFKKDGLKHMLIIQEASLDDIGMYWCFTNGGRTKGELEVEEKELEVLQNIADLTVKAEDQAMFKCEVSDEKVTGKWLKDGVEVVPSSHIKLTHIGRIHRLTIDDVKPEDAGDYTFIPDGYALSLSAKLNFLEIKIDYVPRQDPPKIHLDTTGNMVSQNTIIVVAGNKLRLDVEISGEPPPTVVWAKGDTAITAVEGRVRTENRKDLSCFVIEGAEREDEGNYSIIVTNPAGEDKAHLLVKIVDVPDCPENVKCTSVGEDCATMVWEPPKFDGGAPVTGYLMERKKKGSTRWTKLNFDVYEGVTYEAKRMIEGVLYEMRVYAVNGIGMSQPSLNSKPFMPIAATSEPLGLKVHDVTDTTCTLKWLAPEKIGAGGLDGYVIEYCKEGDTEWVVANTELVERQTYTVRNLPTAEKINFRVVAVNIAGRSPPTGLTQPVTIREIVELPKIRLPRYLRQKYIRRVGDKINLTIPFQGKPRPKVQWYKDGEELDSRVASVRNSEVDSILFIRSAERSHSGKYELVLQIENMEARAILEIRIVETPGPPEVVKVTDVWGFNAALEWKPPKDDGNCEITGYTIQKADKKTNEWFTIYEHNRRTNCTASDLIMGNEYMFRVYSENLVGKSEDFCLSKDTAIIPKIGLEYNPPPFKEKDMQSAPKFIQPLLDRSVVAGYTTAISCAVRGFPKPKIRWLRNKIPLDENPRFLMQNNQGVLTLNIRKPSQYDGGKFTCKAINPLGEDVVECTLLVRALKDKEDGDEK, encoded by the exons GGGTCCATCAGTCGCAGGAGATTACAGGACTGTTTCTTCTGCACCCTGAGACTACGGTTGCCATAACAG GTACGGACATTGTGTTTACTGCCAAAGTGGACTCTACTACACTATCAAGGAAACCAACCATTAAATGGCTGAAGGGGAAGTGGCTGGACCTGGGCAGCAAAGCAGGAAAACACATGCAGTTCAAAGAGACTTTTGACAGAGCCACAAAG ATCTACACCTGGGACATGAAGATAATCAAGGTGGTCCCTGGTGACGCTGGGGCCTACAGGTGTGAGGTCACCTCCAAAGACAAGTGCGACAGCAGCGCTTTTGACATCTCCGTGGAGG CTGTGCATACTGAGGAGGAACATGATATTATGGCCGCATTCAAAAGAAC GGATGCTGGAGAGGATGAAGGCAGTTTGGATTTCAGTGCTTTGCTGAAAGCTACCAAGAA GAAGAAGAAGCCAGTCGTAGACGAGGAGAAGGCAGACGTGTGGGAAATCCTGAAGAACGCTCAACCCAGCGAGTATGAGAAGATTGCTTTTGAGTACGGCATCACAGACCTGAGGGGTCTGCTCAAGCGTCTGAAGAAGATGAAGACGGTTGAACCCAAGCACAGCGACG CTTTCCTAAAGAGAATGGAGTCTGCCTACTCTGTGGATAAGGGCAAGAAAATCGTACTGCAGGTGGAAGTGGTTGACCCAAATGCCCAGGTCAAATGGTTGAAGAACGGTCAGGAGATAAAACCATCAGCCAA GTACATCATAGAATCAATTGGCAACATCAGGACGCTCACCATCAACAAGTGTAGCCTGGCTGACGACGCTGCCTACGAGTGTGTGATTGGGGAAGAGAAGTCCTTCACAGAGGTGTTTGTCAAAG AGCCCCCGGTCACCATCACCAAGCTGCTGGATGACTACCACgtggtggtgggagagagggtggagttTGAGGTGGAGGTGTCTGTGGAGGGAGCACACGTTAACTG GATGTTTGAGGACCAAGAACTCTCCAGGGACTCCCATAAGTACCGCTTTAAGAAGGACGGGTTGAAGCACATGCTCATCATCCAAGAGGCTTCGCTGGATGACATTGGGATGTACTGGTGCTTCACCAACGGCGGGCGAACCAAAGGAGAGCTGGAAGTTGAAG AGAAAGAACTGGAGGTGTTGCAGAACATCGCTGACCTGACGGTGAAGGCCGAGGACCAGGCCATGTTCAAGTGTGAGGTGTCTGATGAGAAGGTGACAGGGAAATGGCTCAAAGATGGCGTGGAGGTGGTGCCCAGCAGTCACATCAAGCTGACCCACATCGGAAG AATCCATCGGCTTACCATAGACGACGTCAAGCCCGAGGACGCTGGAGACTATACGTTTATCCCAGATGGATATGCCCTCTCACTGTCCGCCAAACTCAACTTCCTgg AAATTAAGATCGACTATGTCCCCCGCCAAG ACCCACCCAAGATCCATCTAGACACCACCGGCAACATGGTTTCCCAGAACACCATCATTGTGGTGGCTGGCAACAAGCTGCGCCTGGACGTGGAGATCTCTGGAGAGCCTCCTCCCACTGTCGTCTGGGCAAAGGGAGACACG GCAATCACAGCTGTGGAGGGGCGTGTGAGGACAGAGAACCGGAAGGACCTGAGCTGCTTCGTCatagagggggcagagagagaggatgagggcaACTACTCCATCATTGTCACCAACCCTGCCGGAGAGGACAAGGCTCATCTGTTGGTCAAGATTGTTGATGTGCCTGACTGCCCTGAGAATGTAAAGTGTACCTCGGTGGGAGAAGACTGTGCCACCATGGTCTGGGAGCCACCCAAGTTCGACGGAGGCGCACCAGTCACAG gCTATCTCatggagaggaagaagaagggcTCCACCAGGTGGACGAAGCTCAACTTTGACGTGTACGAGGGGGTGACGTACGAAGCCAAGAGGATGATTGAGGGCGTGCTCTACGAGATGAGAGTGTACGCCGTCAACGGCATCGGCATGTCCCAGCCCAGCCTCAATTCCAAACCCTTCATGCCCATCG CTGCAACCAGTGAGCCTCTGGGCCTCAAGGTGCATGATGTCACAGACACCACATGCACCCTGAAGTGGCTGGCTCCTGAGAAGATCGGTGCCGGAGGCCTGGACGGATACGTTATTGAGTACTGCaaggagggag ACACGGAGTGGGTGGTAGCGAACACTGAGCTGGTGGAGAGACAGACTTACACGGTCCGCAACCTCCCCACCGCGGAGAAGATCAATTTCAGAGTGGTGGCCGTGAACATTGCTGGACGCAGCCCCCCTACCGGCCTGACCCAGCCCGTCACTATCCGCGAGATCGTGG AACTGCCCAAGATCCGCCTCCCTCGCTACTTGAGACAGAAGTACATTAGAAGAGTGGGCGACAAAATCAACCTGACCATCCCCTTCCAG GGTAAGCCACGTCCCAAAGTGCAATGGTACAAGGATGGGGAGGAGCTTGACAGTCGAGTTGCCAGCGTACGCAATTCCGAAGTGGACTCTATCCTGTTCATCCGCTCGGCTGAGAGATCCCACTCTGGGAAGTACGAGTTGGTCCTGCAGATTGAGAACATGGAGGCCAGGGCTATTCTGGAAATCAGGATCGTAG AGACACCCGGGCCTCCCGAGGTAGTGAAGGTCACAGATGTTTGGGGCTTCAACGCTGCGCTGGAGTGGAAGCCACCAAAGGACGACGGCAACTGTGAGATCACCGGTTACACAATACAGAAGGCGGACAAGAAGACAAAT gaaTGGTTCACTATCTACGAGCACAACAGGAGGACAAACTGCACAGCCTCAGACCTGATCATGGGAAATGAGTACATGTTCCGCGTCTACAGCGAGAACCTCGTTGGAAAGAGTGAGGATTTCTGCCTCAGCAAGGACACAGCCATCATACCTAAGATAG GATTGGAGTACAACCCACCTCCATTCAAGGAGAAGGATATGCAAAGCGCCCCCAAGTTCATACAGCCCCTGCTTGACAGGTCTGTGGTGGCAGGCTACACTACCGCCATCAGCTGTGCTGTCAGGGGCTTCCCCAAG CCTAAGATCAGGTGGTTGAGGAATAAGATTCCCTTGGACGAGAACCCTCGGTTCCTGATGCAGAACAACCAGGGGGTTTTGACCCTGAACATCCGCAAGCCCAGTCAGTATGACGGGGGCAAGTTCACCTGCAAGGCTATCAACCCTCTGGGGGAGGACGTCGTGGAGTGCACCCTGCTCGTACGAG CTCTCAAGGACAAGGAGGATGGAGATGAGAAATGA